From one Micrococcales bacterium genomic stretch:
- a CDS encoding RES family NAD+ phosphorylase: protein MEVLPAGTSAFRIHTAERDPVALNHTSRPSRISGGRFDSDDGSYGYINVGDSPSTAIAETLCRDLPLTGQARLVPWTQVARRVLTRLTVVRDVSVLSLHGPALTQVGAPLALTKCGAGEYETTRAWARALRRWVPEAEGFAYRPRHDEDGLTWVLFVEALEVADEPVPLIEPEALRVVRDVLHAHNATFE, encoded by the coding sequence GTGGAAGTCCTGCCTGCGGGAACCAGCGCCTTCCGGATCCACACAGCCGAGCGCGACCCCGTCGCTTTGAACCACACCTCGCGGCCCAGCCGGATCAGCGGCGGGCGCTTCGACTCCGACGACGGAAGCTACGGCTACATCAACGTGGGTGACTCACCATCGACTGCGATCGCGGAGACCTTGTGCCGCGACCTGCCACTCACGGGCCAGGCGCGACTGGTGCCGTGGACTCAGGTCGCACGCCGCGTGCTGACCCGCTTGACCGTGGTCCGCGACGTCAGCGTTCTGAGTCTGCACGGCCCAGCCCTGACGCAGGTGGGTGCGCCGCTGGCCCTGACCAAGTGCGGCGCCGGGGAGTATGAGACGACCCGCGCGTGGGCGAGGGCTCTGCGGCGATGGGTCCCGGAGGCCGAGGGCTTCGCCTACCGGCCCCGACACGACGAGGACGGCCTCACGTGGGTGTTGTTCGTCGAGGCCCTCGAGGTTGCGGACGAGCCCGTGCCGCTGATCGAGCCCGAGGCGCTGCGGGTTGTGCGCGATGTGCTCCACGCGCACAACGCGACGTTCGAGTAG
- a CDS encoding ATP-binding protein produces the protein MITTTTPEIGAGPAPALPAELTELLRRMRLPHMREAAPEVLATAKAQRWDPAEVLRVLLAEEVTGRERSALATRRAAAWFPTGKTFDAWNPDASSIPKPTQQALRTLEWVHRRENLVVCGPSGTGKTFLLEALGQQAVEAGLHVAWLRLEDLGVLLRRHRADDTVAKAITRLLKAELVIVDDIGLLPVATDAAEGLYRLVDAAYEKRSIALSSNLHPSGFDELMPKTLATATVDRLLHHAHVCQTSGDSVRLTQALAGKGVRPLP, from the coding sequence ATGATCACCACCACGACCCCCGAGATCGGCGCCGGCCCGGCCCCGGCCCTGCCCGCAGAACTCACCGAACTGCTGCGGCGGATGCGGCTACCTCACATGCGCGAAGCTGCCCCCGAGGTACTGGCCACGGCGAAGGCCCAACGCTGGGACCCGGCCGAGGTGCTGCGGGTGCTGCTGGCCGAGGAAGTGACCGGCCGGGAACGTTCCGCGCTGGCCACCCGCCGGGCCGCGGCCTGGTTCCCCACCGGTAAAACCTTCGACGCCTGGAACCCCGACGCCTCCTCGATCCCCAAGCCGACCCAGCAGGCGCTGCGCACCCTGGAATGGGTGCACCGCCGGGAGAACCTGGTCGTCTGCGGGCCGTCGGGCACCGGCAAGACGTTCCTGCTCGAAGCCTTGGGCCAGCAAGCCGTCGAAGCCGGGTTGCACGTGGCCTGGCTACGCCTGGAAGACCTCGGGGTGCTGCTACGCCGGCACCGCGCCGACGACACCGTCGCCAAAGCCATCACCCGGCTGCTGAAAGCCGAACTGGTCATCGTTGACGATATCGGGCTGCTTCCGGTGGCCACCGACGCCGCCGAAGGCCTCTACCGCCTGGTCGACGCCGCCTACGAGAAACGCTCGATCGCCCTGTCGTCGAACCTGCACCCCTCCGGGTTCGACGAGCTCATGCCCAAAACGCTGGCCACCGCCACCGTCGACCGGCTGCTGCACCACGCCCACGTCTGCCAAACCAGCGGCGACAGCGTCCGGCTCACCCAAGCCCTCGCAGGCAAAGGGGTGAGGCCCCTGCCATAG